In a genomic window of Onychostoma macrolepis isolate SWU-2019 chromosome 08, ASM1243209v1, whole genome shotgun sequence:
- the tsr2 gene encoding pre-rRNA-processing protein TSR2 homolog, producing MAPLTSSTRELFSEAVRAVLETWPVLQIAVDNGFGGAYSQQKAEWMVDALQQYFTDNDELQQDEVEEFISDLMNNEFDTVVDDGSLPQVSQKVCEMFQQCQQDRLTEVREQIKQLIQKKSAGRAKATPAKTPAAAAAADDDDESEDEEAMECDGASVNGAAVKEQHLPPRAASHEEEDDGWTVVRRKK from the exons ATGGCGCCGCTCACGTCTTCCACACGTGAATTGTTTAGTGAAGCGGTTCGGGCTGTTTTGGAAACGTGGCCGGTGCTACAA ATCGCGGTGGATAATGGTTTCGGAGGCGCGTACAGTCAGCAGAAAGCGGAGTGGATGGTGGACGCGCTGCAGCAGTATTTCACGGATAACG ATGAGCTGCAGCAGGACGAGGTGGAGGAGTTCATCTCTGACCTGATGAACAACGAGTTTGACACGGTGGTGGATGACGGCAGCTTGCCGcag GTGTCGCAGAAGGTGTGTGAGATGTTCCAGCAGTGTCAGCAGGACAGACTGACGGAGGTCAGAGAGCAGATCAAGCAGCTGATTCAGAAGAAGAGCGCTGGGAGAGCGAAGGCCACACCTGCCAAAacacctgctgctgctgctgctgctgatgatgatgatgagagtGAAGACGAAGAG gCTATGGAGTGTGATGGAGCTTCAGTCAACGGTGCGGCAGTGAAGGAGCAGCATCTTCCTCCTCGGGCCGCGAGTCATGAGGAAGAGGATGATGGCTGGACGGTTGTGCGCAGGAAGAAGTGA
- the cdk16 gene encoding cyclin-dependent kinase 16 isoform X2: protein MDRMRKIKRQLSLTLRGGNSGDKTLSETISSQDTGAHSDSEIVHEDVKMGSDGESDQASATSSDEVHSPVRVRLRNNPGRKISNEDINKRLSLPADIRLPDGYLEKFSLNSPLFDKPLSRRLRRVSLSEIGFGKLETYVKLDKLGEGTYATVYKGRSKLTDNLVALKEIRLEHEEGAPCTAIREVSLLKDLKHANIVTLHDIIHTQKSLTLVFEYLDKDLKQYLDDCGNSIHMHNVKLFLFQLLRGLNYCHRRKVLHRDLKPQNLLINDRGELKLADFGLARAKSIPTKTYSNEVVTLWYRPPDILLGSTDYSTQIDMWGVGCIFYEMSTGRPLFPGSTVEEELHFIFKLLGTPTEETWPGITSNEEFISYNYPRYRADCLHNHTPRLDNDGVELLSKLLQFEGKKRIAAEEAMRHPYFHCLGERILTLPDTTSIFALQEVQLEKEPGMRTNSLSESVNSISQRQSLLF, encoded by the exons AAATCGTCCATGAGGATGTAAAAATGGGTTCAGATGGAGAAAGCGATCAGGCTTCGGCCACTTCCTCTGATGAGGTGCACAGCCCCGTCCGAGTTCGTCTGAGAAACAACCCCGGTCGCAAAATTTCCAACGAG GACATAAACAAACGTCTGTCTCTGCCTGCTGATATCAGGCTTCCTGATGGCTACCTGGAGAAATTCAGCCTCAACAGCCCCCTGTTTGACAAACCGCTCAGCCGGAGATTACGCAGAGTATCGCTG TCTGAGATTGGATTTGGGAAGTTGGAGACGTATGTAAAACTGGATAAACTAGGAGAG ggCACCTACGCTACAGTATATAAAGGCCGCAGTAAGTTGACGGATAACCTGGTGGCTCTGAAGGAGATCCGTTTGGAGCACGAGGAAGGAGCTCCGTGCACTGCCATTAGAGAAG TGTCTCTGCTGAAGGACCTGAAACACGCCAATATTGTGACTCTTCATGACATCATCCACACTCAGAAGTCTCTTACGCTCGTGTTCGAGTACTTG GATAAAGACCTGAAACAGTACCTAGATGACTGTGGAAACAGCATTCATATGCACAATGTCAAG CTGTTCCTGTTTCAGCTGTTGCGAGGTCTGAACTACTGTCACAGACGTAAAGTTCTTCACCGAGACCTCAAACCTCAAAATCTCCTGATCAACGACCGCGGGGAGCTAAAGCTGGCTGACTTTG GTCTTGCACGAGCAAAATCGATTCCCACCAAGACCTACTCCAATGAGGTGGTGACGCTTTGGTACCGCCCCCCTGACATCCTGCTGGGCAGCACCGACTATTCCACTCAGATTGACATGTG GGGTGTTGGCTGTATCTTCTATGAGATGTCTACAGGTCGACCCTTGTTCCCGGGCTCCACGGTGGAGGAGGAGCTGCACTTTATCTTCAAACTGCTCG GTACGCCCACAGAGGAGACCTGGCCCGGAATAACCTCCAACGAGGAATTCATCTCCTATAACTACCCCCGGTACCGCGCCGACTGTCTCCACAACCACACTCCACG atTGGACAATGATGGAGTTGAACTTCTGTCGAAACTGCTGCAG TTTGAGGGGAAGAAACGGATCGCAGCAGAGGAAGCCATGAGACACCCATACTTCCACTGCCTGGGAGAGAGAATTCTCACACTGCCAGACA CTACATCAATATTTGCACTTCAAGAAGTTCAACTGGAGAAGGAGCCTGGAATGAGGACGAATTCCCTGTCAGAATCGG TCAACAGCATATCTCAACGGCAGAGTCTGCTCTTCTGA